In Nymphaea colorata isolate Beijing-Zhang1983 chromosome 3, ASM883128v2, whole genome shotgun sequence, a genomic segment contains:
- the LOC116249507 gene encoding thiol protease SEN102-like, with amino-acid sequence MRIKSFSLALLISLVLAGAADSITFDQKDLESEESLWGLYERWRSHHSVSRDVDELLTRFNVFKHNVKFIHEFNKKGSSYKLKLNDFGDLTNQEFRSLYANSKINHHRLLQGSQRPSAAALQRDAGDDPPPAIDWRALGAVTEVKNQGKCGSCWAFSTVVAIEGITQIKTKKLVSVSEQELVDCDTGNGGCNGGLMEKAFEFVEKNGGLALEKKYPYTEKQGKCNVSKLKINDVTIDGHVSVPEKNESALMQAVAKQPVSVAIEASGTAFQFYSEGVFTGPCGTELDHGVAIVGYGTEADGTKYWIVKNSWGSGWGENGYIKMAREISEPDGLCGIATYAVYPTKSSATQWVDDEL; translated from the exons ATGCGGATTAAATCCTTCTCTTTGGCTCTGCTGATAAGCTTGGTTCTCGCCGGTGCGGCAGACAGCATCACGTTCGATCAGAAGGATCTGGAAAGCGAAGAGAGCTTGTGGGGTCTGTACGAGAGGTGGAGGAGCCACCACAGCGTTTCCAGGGACGTCGACGAGCTGCTGACGAGATTCAATGTCTTCAAGCACAACGTTAAGTTCATTCATGAGTTCAACAAGAAGGGCAGCTCCTACAAACTGAAGCTCAACGACTTCGGCGACCTGACGAACCAGGAGTTCCGGTCGCTCTACGCCAACTCCAAGATCAATCACCACAGGCTGCTGCAGGGAAGTCAGCGTCCCTCGGCTGCGGCCTTGCAGCGCGACGCGGGGGATGATCCTCCTCCGGCCATCGACTGGAGGGCCCTCGGCGCTGTTACGGAAGTCAAGAACCAGGGGAAATGCG GTAGCTGTTGGGCATTTTCTACAGTCGTTGCAATCGAAGGCATAACACAGATCAAGACCAAAAAATTGGTTTCCGTATCAGAGCAGGAGTTGGTTGATTGTGACACCGGCAATGGTGGCTGCAACGGTGGTTTGATGGAAAAGGCTTTCGAGTTTGTGGAAAAGAATGGAGGATTGGCTCTCGAAAAGAAGTACCCCTACACAGAGAAACAAGGCAAATGCAATGTCTCCAAG CTGAAAATCAATGACGTAACCATCGACGGCCATGTCTCCGTCCCTGAGAAAAATGAGAGTGCTCTAATGCAAGCGGTCGCCAAGCAACCTGTTTCTGTTGCTATTGAAGCCAGCGGTACTGCTTTCCAATTCTACAGTGAG GGAGTGTTCACTGGACCATGTGGAACAGAGCTCGACCATGGAGTCGCCATTGTTGGATACGGAACTGAAGCCGATGGAACCAAGTATTGGATAGTGAAGAACTCGTGGGGATCCGGGTGGGGTGAGAACGGATACATCAAGATGGCCCGTGAGATATCAGAACCTGATGGGCTCTGTGGCATCGCTACGTATGCAGTATACCCCACTAAATCTTCTGCAACTCAATGGGTTGATGATGAACTGTAG